In one window of Fictibacillus phosphorivorans DNA:
- a CDS encoding DUF1801 domain-containing protein, whose translation MNNDVTQFIDELKESWQVELSTNLRGVVHQAIPEVHERIQYKKPHFLKNGKYAAVISTSKDAVSFTIFNANSLKLPESLFSGPPERKTIKLRKGDMFDSKQLISFVKEASSSL comes from the coding sequence ATGAATAACGATGTGACCCAATTTATTGACGAATTAAAAGAATCCTGGCAGGTAGAGTTATCTACGAATCTACGCGGAGTTGTTCACCAGGCGATACCTGAAGTGCATGAGCGGATTCAATATAAAAAGCCCCACTTCTTAAAAAACGGAAAATATGCTGCTGTGATCTCAACATCCAAAGATGCTGTAAGCTTTACAATCTTCAATGCAAACTCATTAAAACTTCCAGAAAGTTTATTCAGTGGTCCACCAGAACGTAAAACCATTAAGCTGCGTAAAGGTGACATGTTTGATTCCAAACAACTTATTTCTTTTGTCAAAGAAGCTTCGAGTTCTTTATGA
- a CDS encoding DUF3311 domain-containing protein: MKKLLLILLISAPFIAQLVVLPFVNRIDPIIFGLPFLQFWLFLWIVLTPFCTLGIYQLQKSEGSLD; encoded by the coding sequence ATGAAGAAATTATTATTAATCCTATTGATTTCCGCTCCATTTATTGCACAACTGGTCGTTTTACCGTTCGTAAACAGGATCGATCCTATCATTTTCGGACTACCGTTTCTTCAGTTTTGGTTGTTTTTGTGGATTGTTCTAACTCCTTTTTGCACATTAGGAATCTATCAACTACAGAAATCAGAAGGGAGCCTGGATTAA
- a CDS encoding ASCH domain-containing protein — MTNHENTNLPPKTCTIERLVTMPADVAKVLEGKKTATRRNGRYADIGEIMELEGHSFVVNNVYRQSLGELTDQHAQDEGFATVEEYKNAILSYHPGMPWLPHMQVWVHEFTPVKG; from the coding sequence ATGACAAATCATGAAAATACCAATTTACCACCAAAAACTTGTACGATTGAAAGACTCGTAACGATGCCAGCTGATGTTGCAAAAGTTCTGGAAGGTAAAAAAACGGCTACTCGTCGTAACGGACGTTATGCAGACATTGGGGAGATTATGGAGTTAGAAGGCCATTCGTTCGTAGTGAACAATGTTTACCGCCAATCTCTTGGAGAACTAACCGATCAACACGCACAAGACGAAGGATTCGCAACCGTAGAAGAGTATAAGAATGCTATCCTTTCCTACCACCCAGGTATGCCGTGGCTTCCTCATATGCAAGTATGGGTTCACGAATTCACTCCTGTTAAAGGTTAA
- a CDS encoding DUF2269 family protein: protein MEVWYHVILYIHILSVIISVGPFFILFPLIKKLRTASGDEMQAHLGTFRFVVWLAKHAGHVLVLSGLLLVFTGPWTWDTPWILMTLIVLFCSLFFLARAFSPTLRKFDDETQDKASLAQKLQRAVWIYLGLLMIMLWFMVGKPYLWF, encoded by the coding sequence ATGGAAGTTTGGTATCACGTTATCTTGTATATCCATATTTTAAGCGTGATCATTTCTGTCGGACCTTTCTTTATTCTGTTTCCACTGATTAAAAAGCTAAGAACGGCAAGTGGAGATGAGATGCAGGCCCACCTTGGCACGTTTCGGTTTGTCGTTTGGCTCGCTAAACATGCTGGTCACGTTCTAGTCTTATCAGGTTTATTACTTGTATTTACCGGGCCATGGACGTGGGATACACCGTGGATTCTTATGACTCTAATCGTACTGTTCTGCTCGCTTTTCTTTTTAGCGCGCGCCTTTTCACCTACACTTCGTAAGTTTGATGATGAAACGCAGGATAAGGCGTCGCTAGCTCAGAAACTGCAGCGTGCCGTCTGGATTTACCTTGGATTGTTGATGATCATGCTGTGGTTTATGGTAGGAAAGCCATATTTGTGGTTTTAA
- a CDS encoding sodium:solute symporter family protein, which produces MQQGNLTALSITIFVILTVVLIGFLAGRDKATRSSVEEWSVGGRRFGGLLVWFLVGADLYTAYTFLGLTSTAYTAGSLAFFAIPYSVLAYFISYFFLPKLWKVANEHKLTTLADYARERFDSKLLSSLIAIVGVLMLIPYICLQLSGIQDTLQVAGTGFINVKVVVITSFLLVALYTFFSGIKGPTYTAIIKDVLVWAIMLFMVVSLPIMHFGGWNPMVDKIVTEAPHLLTIPESGPKGVTWFITAAFVSSLALFMWAHAATGVFTAKSADAIRKNALFLPLYNIVLILVVFLGFIAFLVLPDGTDPRFALLALIQTSYGGIGQGLAYSTIALASLIPCSIMAIGASNLFANNIYRDLINPKVKGAKLTMITRGMVFVVIGLALLFGLVFPQALVSLQLLGVSGMVQIFPAIVISLFWRNQSREATIIGLLVGLAVTFTVYSTGTSLGIYEGFWGLMANFVTVVGLNPLFVKKAKHSSNAVKNYLFDQSSKEQQLVRKGA; this is translated from the coding sequence ATGCAGCAAGGTAATCTTACAGCACTATCTATCACGATTTTTGTTATCTTAACGGTTGTCTTAATCGGGTTTCTCGCCGGTAGAGACAAAGCTACACGTAGTTCTGTTGAAGAATGGTCTGTCGGCGGAAGACGCTTTGGCGGTCTACTCGTTTGGTTTCTAGTCGGTGCCGACCTTTACACAGCTTATACGTTCCTAGGTTTAACGAGTACCGCTTACACAGCTGGTAGTCTCGCATTCTTCGCGATTCCCTACTCGGTTCTGGCCTATTTTATCTCTTATTTTTTCCTTCCGAAGTTATGGAAAGTGGCTAATGAGCATAAGCTAACTACTCTAGCAGACTATGCTCGCGAACGTTTTGACTCTAAGCTATTATCTTCACTCATCGCCATCGTCGGCGTACTCATGCTGATTCCGTATATCTGTTTGCAGCTGAGTGGTATTCAAGATACGCTTCAAGTTGCTGGGACAGGCTTTATCAATGTAAAAGTGGTCGTGATCACCTCTTTCTTGCTTGTTGCACTGTATACATTTTTCAGTGGGATCAAAGGACCGACTTATACTGCAATCATTAAAGATGTTCTAGTGTGGGCAATCATGTTGTTCATGGTTGTTTCTCTTCCAATCATGCACTTTGGCGGTTGGAATCCTATGGTTGATAAAATCGTAACGGAAGCTCCTCACCTCTTAACGATTCCAGAGTCTGGGCCAAAAGGTGTTACATGGTTCATTACAGCAGCTTTTGTATCATCGCTTGCTCTTTTTATGTGGGCACATGCGGCAACAGGTGTTTTCACAGCAAAAAGTGCGGATGCCATTCGAAAAAATGCATTATTTCTACCGCTCTATAATATCGTTTTAATTCTTGTTGTTTTCCTTGGATTCATTGCTTTTCTTGTTTTACCAGATGGAACGGATCCAAGGTTTGCTCTTCTGGCATTAATTCAAACGTCTTACGGAGGAATTGGTCAGGGATTAGCGTACTCAACAATCGCACTCGCTTCACTCATTCCTTGTTCCATCATGGCGATTGGTGCATCCAACTTATTTGCGAACAACATCTATCGCGACCTGATCAATCCGAAGGTAAAAGGTGCGAAACTAACAATGATCACTCGTGGCATGGTATTCGTTGTAATCGGGCTCGCACTATTGTTTGGTCTTGTGTTTCCGCAAGCTCTTGTTTCCCTGCAGTTGCTTGGTGTATCCGGAATGGTACAGATTTTCCCTGCAATCGTTATCAGCTTGTTCTGGAGAAATCAGTCGAGAGAAGCTACCATTATCGGTTTACTTGTTGGACTCGCTGTTACATTCACGGTTTATTCAACAGGTACAAGTCTTGGAATCTATGAAGGCTTCTGGGGATTGATGGCTAACTTTGTAACGGTAGTTGGGTTGAACCCTCTCTTCGTGAAAAAAGCGAAGCATTCATCAAACGCTGTAAAAAATTACTTGTTTGATCAGTCATCAAAAGAACAACAACTTGTACGAAAAGGTGCATAA